The DNA window GAGAAAGATCTTAACCTTTATGCCACGGAGCTCCGATTAGGCCTACCAGGCTCATCGGAGGAGTCTATTAGGATCAGTAACAAAAGAGCCTTGCCTGATATGAATGATGATTCTGGTGTTGCAGCTGCTAAAAAATGTGACCAAGAAACTGCTCCACCCACCAAGTAAGCACATGGGAAAAAAATCCATGTTTTTTTTGTATAGTTTCTTTTTATTGATTAATGATTACTGatgatatacatatatgtatatattgcaGGGCACAAGTTGTAGGGTGGCCACCGATCCGATCATACAGAAAAAACAGCCTTCAAACAAAGAAAACTGAGGCTGAAACGGGTGGAATGTATGTCAAAGTTAGCATGGATGGAGCTCCTTATCTTAGAAAGATTGATTTAAAGGTTTATAAAGGATACCCAGAATTGTTCAAGGCCATGGAAGACATGTTCAAGTTCAAAGTTGGTAAATATTCAGAAAGGGAAGGATACAATGGATCAGAATTTGTGCCTACTTATGAAGATAAAGATGGTGATTGGATGTTGGTGGGAGATGTACCATGGGAGTAAGTTCTTTAccccattttatatatataaattcattaatttttttaattaaaacaaaataaatgcttacaaattttatgttttgtctATGCAGAATGTTCATTAATGCTTGCAAAAGGCTGAGGATCGTGAGAGGATCAGAAGCAAGAGGCTTGGGCTGTGTTGTATGAAAACAAAATAACCCATAAATTGACAATTTCGAAGCCACTTTACAAATGATTCAGAAATAAGTTGaggtcctttttttttttttttgctttgggtTGATTggcaagaaagaaaaagaaacattttTTGTTCATGTATAGTTTGgaaattggcatgttttgattTTCGTGGAATTTGTACAAAGGGAAATacgattttccttttttttttccatgtaTCATGTAACAaggaaaattatattattaattaaaaggaTGGATTCATCCCATTTTGTAATTCTTTTCCTTGGGTATTTACCCAGATGGTGGATCAGTATATATTCTGGAAAATGGACATTTTAGAGTTTAAAATTCATGATAAGACACACAAATCTTAATTTTCAATAGTTCCATAAAGGCATTTCACATCAAAGTTAGAAATAATTTGCAATTTGCTTAACaaagttaaattaataattattacttGTCTCCTAAAGATAATATTGGAAGAGTTAGATACGTAGTCGAATTTGTTAGTTATAAcaaattaagaattttttaagtattaaaataaaattactaaataattaatacaaataaataataacacaaatattcatttcataaattataataataaaattatgtaaactggatttttacaaatttataataCTAATCGAATTACTGACTTTTAGAGTGTTTGGTAAATAGAGTTTTAGGGGTTCTTTTTTTTCTGCTGATTTGGAAGCAAATAGAGGATTGGATAGTCAAACCCTCTAATTGTAGTGTTTGGTGAATGGAGATTTGCAAGAACTTGTTAAGCTAACACCTTCGATGGGCAACGTGGCAACGTTTTTCACTGCTGGTTGGGAATGAGATATGTGGAATGACATATCTTACTATGCTTGCTCAAAAATTACTCACTTTGCCACGTGCTCTTATTTGTAGCATATCCTTATTTATTATTGAGCACATATCAGCTTTCACCTATCAactaaattttacaaaacatttttaaattgtTAGAGATGTGACCCAAAttcatgataaaataaaataaaagtggtAAAATA is part of the Gossypium hirsutum isolate 1008001.06 chromosome D11, Gossypium_hirsutum_v2.1, whole genome shotgun sequence genome and encodes:
- the LOC107926752 gene encoding auxin-induced protein 22D; protein product: MVFEKDLNLYATELRLGLPGSSEESIRISNKRALPDMNDDSGVAAAKKCDQETAPPTKAQVVGWPPIRSYRKNSLQTKKTEAETGGMYVKVSMDGAPYLRKIDLKVYKGYPELFKAMEDMFKFKVGKYSEREGYNGSEFVPTYEDKDGDWMLVGDVPWEMFINACKRLRIVRGSEARGLGCVV